From Saccharothrix espanaensis DSM 44229, the proteins below share one genomic window:
- a CDS encoding carbon-nitrogen family hydrolase has product MKIALVQVASPPEETPGARRARVGRLVADARGADLVVLPELWAAGYFGFDGYAEHAEPLHGPTVLAARTWAADLGAHVHAGSFVERDDTGRLFNTAVLVAPDGRIAHTYRKVHVFGHASREAELLTPGDALDVADTALGPIGATTCYDLRFPELWRGLVDRGAETVVVPAAWPAARREHWRLFTSCRAVEQQVLLVACNAVGEQHGVELAGCSRVVDPWGAVLVEAGADEGVTTCEVDRAVVAETRAGFPVLADRRGLSWA; this is encoded by the coding sequence ATGAAGATCGCACTGGTCCAGGTGGCTTCGCCACCGGAGGAGACACCCGGCGCGCGCCGAGCGCGGGTCGGCCGCCTGGTCGCCGACGCGCGCGGCGCGGACCTGGTGGTGCTGCCCGAACTGTGGGCGGCGGGCTACTTCGGCTTCGACGGCTACGCCGAGCACGCCGAGCCGCTGCACGGCCCGACCGTCCTGGCCGCCCGGACCTGGGCCGCCGACCTGGGCGCGCACGTCCACGCGGGCAGCTTCGTCGAACGCGACGACACCGGGCGGCTGTTCAACACCGCCGTGCTGGTCGCGCCCGACGGGCGGATCGCCCACACCTACCGCAAGGTGCACGTGTTCGGCCACGCCTCCCGCGAAGCCGAGCTGCTCACGCCCGGCGACGCGCTCGACGTCGCCGATACCGCGCTCGGCCCGATCGGCGCGACCACCTGCTACGACCTGCGGTTCCCGGAGCTGTGGCGGGGCTTGGTGGACCGCGGCGCGGAGACCGTCGTCGTCCCGGCGGCGTGGCCGGCCGCACGGCGCGAGCACTGGCGGCTGTTCACCTCCTGCCGCGCGGTCGAGCAGCAGGTGCTGCTGGTGGCCTGCAACGCGGTCGGCGAGCAGCACGGCGTCGAACTCGCCGGGTGCAGCCGGGTCGTGGACCCGTGGGGTGCCGTGCTGGTCGAGGCGGGCGCGGACGAGGGCGTCACGACGTGCGAGGTCGACCGGGCCGTCGTCGCCGAGACCCGCGCCGGGTTCCCGGTGCTGGCCGACCGCCGGGGGCTGTCATGGGCGTGA
- a CDS encoding serine dehydratase beta chain, whose product MFGLRFATGHGHNSAKAVVPGLAGHAPDTVDPGRPPVGAATRITVRGCTDRQESTSDCHARASSLSGNL is encoded by the coding sequence CTGTTCGGCCTCCGCTTTGCCACGGGGCACGGGCACAACAGCGCCAAGGCGGTCGTGCCCGGGTTGGCCGGACACGCACCTGACACCGTCGATCCGGGCAGACCACCCGTCGGTGCAGCTACCCGGATCACTGTTCGCGGCTGCACCGACCGACAGGAGTCCACTTCGGACTGCCATGCCCGCGCATCGTCGTTGTCAGGGAACCTGTGA
- a CDS encoding alpha/beta hydrolase, translating into MTPYDEPVARYRDVVYATVPGFRPLLLDLTVPRGGEVPVVLWIHGGAWLHGSHRPGAESPRWVHDLPGQVLAAGYAFASAQYRLSGETTFPGQLHDVKAAVRWLRHFAPDLGLDADRIAVWGESAGGHLAALAALTGGVAALEGSHGVAGVGSHVRAALDFYGPADLRRMPNPVDSPESLLLGHSAADERASAASPATYATGDAPPLFVAHGEQDRLVPFEQSVFLVGALRDVGAPVEFRPVPDADHVFRGVDPTPVVEDALRFLSRVL; encoded by the coding sequence GTGACGCCGTACGACGAACCTGTGGCGCGCTACCGCGACGTCGTCTACGCGACGGTGCCGGGGTTCCGGCCGTTGCTGCTCGACCTGACGGTGCCGCGTGGCGGTGAAGTACCGGTGGTGCTGTGGATCCACGGTGGTGCGTGGCTGCACGGCTCGCACCGGCCCGGCGCGGAGTCCCCACGATGGGTGCACGACCTGCCCGGACAGGTCCTGGCCGCCGGGTACGCGTTCGCGTCGGCGCAGTACCGGCTCAGCGGTGAGACGACGTTCCCCGGCCAACTGCACGACGTGAAGGCGGCTGTGCGGTGGCTGCGGCACTTCGCGCCGGACCTGGGCCTCGACGCCGACCGGATCGCCGTGTGGGGCGAGTCGGCGGGCGGGCATTTGGCCGCGCTCGCAGCGCTGACCGGTGGGGTGGCCGCATTGGAGGGCTCGCACGGCGTAGCGGGCGTGGGCAGTCACGTCCGCGCGGCCCTCGACTTCTACGGCCCGGCCGATCTGAGGCGGATGCCGAACCCGGTGGACTCCCCGGAATCGTTGCTGCTCGGCCATTCCGCGGCGGACGAGCGCGCCTCGGCGGCGTCGCCGGCGACCTACGCGACCGGGGACGCGCCGCCGCTGTTCGTCGCGCACGGCGAGCAGGACCGGCTGGTGCCCTTCGAGCAGAGCGTGTTCCTGGTCGGCGCGTTGCGGGACGTGGGCGCTCCGGTCGAGTTCCGGCCGGTGCCCGACGCCGACCACGTGTTCCGGGGCGTCGACCCCACCCCGGTGGTCGAGGACGCCCTGCGCTTCCTGAGCCGCGTGCTCTGA
- a CDS encoding SDR family NAD(P)-dependent oxidoreductase — MQNWTDSVAFITGGARGIGLGIARALAKRGVSLALTDVDAPALQRSGEELKQVTEVRTYRLDVRDRAAFAEVVDEAERALGPVGLLFNNAGIAPYSAIDELSYEKWDLTLAINLTGVVNGVQTLLPRMLERRTGHIVNTASGAGLVAGPNVLYTTTKFAVVGLSESLSAAVAEHGINVSVICPGPVATDIIANTGSLDAGVALRDDLVPAVEALLKSGTSIDEAGEMVVTAMAAGKPWISTGYDMRPHLEQRTAALLNSLA, encoded by the coding sequence ATGCAGAACTGGACGGATTCGGTCGCCTTCATCACCGGCGGCGCGAGGGGGATCGGGCTGGGCATCGCGCGTGCTCTCGCCAAGCGGGGAGTGAGCCTCGCCCTGACCGACGTCGACGCGCCGGCGCTGCAACGCAGTGGTGAAGAGTTGAAGCAGGTGACGGAGGTGCGGACCTACCGGCTGGACGTGCGCGACCGTGCCGCGTTCGCCGAGGTCGTCGACGAGGCCGAGCGGGCGCTGGGGCCGGTCGGCCTGCTGTTCAACAACGCCGGGATCGCGCCGTACTCCGCCATCGACGAGCTGAGCTACGAAAAGTGGGATCTCACGCTTGCCATCAACCTGACCGGCGTGGTGAACGGGGTCCAAACCCTCCTGCCACGGATGCTCGAACGGCGGACGGGGCACATCGTGAACACCGCCTCGGGCGCTGGGCTCGTGGCCGGCCCGAACGTGCTGTACACGACCACGAAGTTCGCGGTGGTCGGCCTGTCCGAGTCGCTCAGTGCGGCCGTCGCCGAGCATGGCATCAACGTCAGCGTGATCTGTCCTGGCCCCGTCGCCACGGACATCATCGCGAACACCGGCTCGTTGGATGCGGGGGTGGCGTTGCGGGACGACCTCGTGCCCGCGGTGGAGGCGTTGCTCAAGAGCGGGACCAGCATCGACGAGGCGGGGGAGATGGTTGTGACGGCGATGGCGGCCGGCAAGCCGTGGATCTCCACCGGCTACGACATGCGGCCCCACCTTGAGCAGCGGACGGCGGCCCTGCTCAACTCGTTGGCCTGA
- a CDS encoding DUF2848 family protein yields the protein MGVTLHVAGTGEELALTPSRLVVAGYTARDTASVRAHIAELAAIGVPPPASVPAFYDLDPVLVTTDAVVEVDGPATSGEVEPVVIRIGGRYFLGVGSDHTDRDLERADVAASKAACPKPLGAQVVEVDLGSVGWDDHVAESSVDGWQYQRGRVAVLRHPADLIDRMTRVLGPVTGDLVLFCGTLPLLAGEFAYGPYWRVHLEVPGGPLLTHAYEIKQKSA from the coding sequence ATGGGCGTGACGCTGCACGTGGCGGGCACCGGGGAGGAACTCGCGCTGACCCCGTCGCGGCTGGTCGTGGCCGGCTACACGGCCCGCGACACGGCGTCCGTGCGGGCCCACATCGCCGAACTGGCCGCCATCGGGGTGCCGCCGCCGGCGAGCGTGCCCGCGTTCTACGACCTGGACCCCGTGCTGGTCACCACGGACGCCGTGGTGGAGGTCGACGGGCCGGCGACGTCCGGCGAGGTCGAGCCGGTGGTGATCCGGATCGGCGGCCGGTACTTCCTGGGCGTCGGCTCGGACCACACCGACCGGGACCTGGAGCGCGCCGACGTCGCCGCGTCCAAGGCGGCCTGCCCGAAACCGCTGGGAGCACAGGTGGTGGAGGTCGACCTGGGCTCGGTCGGGTGGGACGACCACGTCGCCGAGTCCAGTGTGGACGGCTGGCAGTACCAGCGCGGCCGGGTGGCGGTGCTGCGGCACCCGGCCGACCTGATCGACCGGATGACCCGCGTCCTCGGACCCGTCACCGGGGATCTGGTGCTGTTCTGCGGCACGTTGCCGCTACTGGCGGGGGAGTTCGCCTACGGCCCTTATTGGCGCGTGCACCTGGAGGTCCCCGGTGGCCCGTTGCTGACCCACGCCTACGAGATCAAGCAGAAGAGCGCGTGA